The Candidatus Binatia bacterium genome includes the window CGGCCGCTCTGGACCATCGGTTTTTTCCACCAGCTCCTTCAGCCGGGCGAATTTTTCCCGGCGCGAGCCTTTGCCGGCGGCTTCGGCGATTTTGGCGAAGCTGGCCGCGACTTCGCCGAGAGTGAGCGGAGTCGAGGGGGGATTGGCTGTTTCGGGTATTCGATACGCGTCGGACAGGGCGCCCCGACCGATTTCGAGCGTCCGAGGATCGGAGACCGGAAAGGGACGTCCCGAGAGAAACGCGACGCCGATGCGTATCTCATCCGCGGCGAGCCGCCGCAAGTACTCCGCCGCTGCCGCGACTTTGGCCGACCGGGCCGGCGTCTTCTCCAGCGCGTAGCAGAGCGCGGCAAACTCGGAAAAATCCATCGCTCCATTGTAGCATGACGCGGCGCCGGCAGCGCCTATGGCGGCGAGGTCCCAAAATTGTTATGACTGTCACGATCAGCCGAAAGGGCAGTAACCAGGGGAATGGCGCCGCGTACAAACAATATCTTCGCCGGCCTTCCAGAATCTCTCGGGCAGGAACAGTTTCTCACGTTATTCGAAAACGAGGCCGTCAAAATCGAGCGCATCGTTTCGCATTCCTCCGGCAGTCCGGCCGGCTTATGGTATGATCAGCCGCGAGATGAGTGGGTGATCGTCCTTAGCGGCCATGCGACTCTTGAATTCGAAAGCGGCGAGTTGTTTGAAATGAGAAAGGGTGATTACGTGACCATCCCAAGCCATGTCAAACATCGAGTTCCTGAAACCGACGCGGAGACGATCTGGTTGGCCGTGCACATAAAAGACCCCTTGACAGGTCGTGCAAAACGCAGTTGAGGTAAATCTCGTAAGTTCCGCTCAAGACTATTATATAGAGGAGGTGCGATCATGGCGTATTCCATTCGCAAAGTGGACGTATGGGCGGCGGAGATCGACGACCGTCCGGGCGGCCTGGCAGAGAAATTGGAAGCTTTGGCGCAAGCTGGAGCGAGTCTCGAGTTTGTCATCTCGCGCCGCGAGGCCGACAAACCCGGCAAAGGAGTGGTGTTCCTGACGCCCGTTAAAGGCGCCAAGCAGACCCGCGCGGCGACCGACGCCGGCCTCAGCACGACGAACAGTCTCCATTCCGTGCGCGTGGAGGGTCCGGACAAGCCGGGGCTCGGCAACAAAATGACGCGCGCCCTCGCCGACGCCGGGATCAACCTGCGCGGCGTCTCCGGCGCGGCCCTGGGTCGAAGGAGCGTGACCTATTTTTCATTCGACAGCGCCGAGGACGCGGCGAATGCCATGAAGCTTTTGAAAAAAGCGCTGAAGTAAAGAATGGCTCAGCCGTCCCGGGTTCTGGGCTATGGTTTATTGTTTTTAGCTTTTATCGCCTCGGTGATCGCGCTCTTTTTCGGCTATTACGGCGCGAAGCTCGTTTATCTTGCCGCAATATTCGGGAGCGAGAGTTCCCTCGGCGAAGGCATGTCCATCGTCTTGGGTGTTTTCTCGTACCTTAGCGTGGTGACGGCGGCGGTTTTATTCCCGCTCATTGCTTTGGTTGCGGCAGCTATCGCCTTGGTCTCTTGGAATGGAGCCAAACGACACCTAAAGACGACGGCATAAGGAACAGTCCCCTCTGATCAGTCTTGACGGCGCATCCTAAAACAGGGTACAAACGCGCCGAAGCCGGCGCCGTATTGATTGGCTTATTTCATCGATATGCGGAAAGCCCGGTCTGGATTCTCCAGCCGGGCTTTTCTTTTGAGTCTATGTCCTCGGGATTTTAAGTCCCGCGTGTCGGAATTCGTCAGGCACTCTTCAGACATGACTTGCATAAAATTTTCTTGCTAAGCTTTCGCAATCGCTCTACAATTGATCAAGATCAGAGACTCAAGAGCCAAATGAAGCCGAAATCCAGCCGGAGCAAATTAGCTTACGATTTAAAACGTCCGAAGGGATCTCTGAAATTGGTCAGCCGAGGTCACTCGGACCGGTTCAATCCAAAGGTCGCCGAGCTAGACGCTGTCTGGAAGGACAATCAACGCGGGATCTTGCCCAAGCTGCTTAAGCTCAATCAATCGCTACGAACAACCGAGTGGCCCTATCCTTTCAACACTACCAATCACAAGATTCGGCAGGCTGACGCCCGGAACCTGGAGTGGATTCCGAGCCGCTCCATACATCTCGTCGTTACGTCTCCTCCATACTGGACCCTGAAGCAATATGAGACCCATGCAGGCCAGCTTGGGGAAATAGATTTATACGAGAAGTTTCTAGACGAGCTGGACAAGGCGTGGGCAGAGTGCGCACGCGTGCTGGTCCCCGGCGGCCGCATCTGCTGTGTAGTTGGCGATGTATGTGTTCCACGCAAACGCGAGGGACGGCATTACGTCATGCCGCTACATGCGGATATTCAAGTGAGGGCTAGACGGTTAGGATTGGACTGCCTTACACCGATTTTTTGGTTCAAAATAGCCAACGGAATAACGGAGGCAAAGGGTAACGGCGCCGGCTTCTACGGCAAACCGTACCAACCTGGGGCGATTATAAAGAATGACGTGGAGTACATTCTTTTTTTCAGAAAGGGCGGCGAGTATCGTTCCCCGACTCCGATCCAAAAAACCTTGTCGATGTTGTCCCGTGAAGAAATGAGAGGCTGGTTAACATCAGCCTGGTCCGACGTCAAAGGAGAATCGACAAGAAAAGGTCATCCTGCCCCATTTCCCGTCCCGTTGGCCGAGCGGCTCATCAGACTATTTTCCTTTGCCGGCGACACCGTGCTAGATCCTTTTTGCGGAACCGGCACTACGTCGGTCGCGGCAATAAACACGGGTCGAAACAGCATCGCGTGCGATATCGAGCCGAAATACGTTTCCCTCGCAACCGACCGCTTGTTAAAGGAAACCAAGCATAAACGCACCCATGGCGCCACGACTTGCCTTGTCAAAGATATACCGAAGGTTCGTGTGGCTTAATGCAACAGTATATAAAATTTTGAGTTACAATCTCTATGAGACAATCTCCATGAAAGGCTTCGTACCGACACCCGAACCAATTGTCGATTTAATGGTGGCAAAGCTTTTCAATAAAAAGCCGCCAGACAGAAAAGATGTGATCCTAGATCCTGGATGTGGTCGGGGTGCGTTCATCGATGGCATCATCCGTTGGTGTAGGAAGCACAATACTCTATTGCCGCGCATAGTCGGAATAGAATCTGATCCGAATTTCATAGAGCAAACGAAGGATAAATTTTCCCGATTTTCTTCGGTGAGGATTTTGGAACAGGATTTCCTTGCCGCGCATAACTGCGAATATGACTACATAATCGGGAATCCTCCCTATGTGTCGATTACAAAACTTTCCGAGGATGAGAGGTCCGCATTCAGAGCCAGATACTCAACGGCTAAAGGTCGCTTCGACCTGTACTTGCTTTTCTTTGAACGTGCCCTAAGCTGTCTTAACCGTAATGGACGGTTGGTATTCATAACGCCGGAAAAATTTCTCTACGTCGAGACGGCACGACCGCTCCGTCTCATGCTTGGGAAAGTCGCTGTAGAGGAAATCCATCTGGTTGATGAGGGCAGCTTTGGGGAGCTGGCTACCTATCCTACGATTACGACTGTTGTTAAAGCCCCGGCGCCCGATACAACCAAAGTTATTCTTCGTGATGGACAAAGGCGACACGTTCGTCTGAGCGTCCATGCTTCGTCTTGGATGCCCATTCTCAACGGCCGACCCGACAGAATCATTGGTCACACCTTAAAGGATATCTGTGTCAAAATCAGCTGCGGCGTAGCGACAGGCGCTGACTCTGTATTTGTAGTTAAGACGGTGTCCCCAGAACTGAAGCGTTTCGCATATCCGACAATCGCAGGACAGGAAATTAGCCCCGCCGATAGGTCACTCGCACGCGAGCATTTCATGTTGATGCCGTATTCACGGAGCGGAGACTTGCTGGCCGAAAAAGAACTCAGTGAACTCGGCGAGTACTTGCGTCAGCCGCAGCATCGCGAAATTCTGCTGAAGCGAAGTTGTGTCACCAGAAAACCATGGTACTCCTTTCATGAGACGCCACGACTTCCAGACATTCTCCGACCAAAGATTTTATGTAAGGACATTACGCGTACTTCGTTCTTTGTTGTAGATGAGATCGGAGAGTTGGTTCCGCGTCACTCTGTCTATTACATCGTCCCAAGGGACCCGTCGCGTATCCATGAACTTGCCGAATATTTAAATTCCTCGACTGTCAGCTCGTGGTTGCTCTCTAACTGCCAGAGAGTAACTAACAACTTCCTTCGACTCCAAAGTCACGTCCTCAAGCAACTTCCTATCCCTGACGAGCTTTTGTCGGGAGGAGTCGCTGCCAGCATTGCGTCTAACGAACAAAACCCCACTCTGACGTTCGGATGACCACTCCTTTTGACGAATTCATCGATGACATCAAGAAAAGGCGGTTCCACAATCACCGATTGGAACTGCACTCCGACGTTGTAAGCCGCGGCATCCTTAGAGATCTTATAAAGTCCTGCGACGGCTTCAGGGCGGATCTCGACTCCGGAAAAATCCGTTATTGGATGAACGTCGTTGCGCCCGGCGATCGAGGTAGAAAAATAGATTTATTCATTGGCGAACCCGCGGCGGACGGGAATGGTCCAGATTTAGAAAAGGTCCGAATCGTAATCGAAAATAAGTCCGTCGTAACGGCACATCGTAATCGGACGAACCGATTTGATGATCTCAAAAAAGCACTCGAATCAATTCATGGAGTTAAGAAGGAAGCCATAATCATAGCTACCATCCTTGTTGGACTTGCCGAGCGTTTTCTAAACATCCCCGATCAGGTCAAGAAAAGATATAAATATCAAGTAGCCAAGTTCGAAAAGAAAATCTTGCCGCGCCTTTCCTCAGGTGACCAGTCGCTTTGGAAGGAATTCAATTGGGCCATAAGTATGAATCGCACAGATGATCCAAGAACAACCGTCGAGCACTTTCAAAAACTTCCCAGGCGAAATTCGGCTTATACACACGAAGTCGGGTACGACTACGTGTTGGTCGTGCCGGTATACATTGACAACGTAAACCCCCCTGAGATCCCACGTCCTAACTCACTCAACATCGATCTGGATAGGGAATACCAAGCGATGCTGGAAGTAATTTGCAAGGCATACATGGCACGGTGGCACCTATAGACGAACTGCTGATCACTTCGTCTAGGAGTCTTTGTCAAAATTTAAGAGGCGCCCGACTCGGACGCCCGGGTCCGGATGAGGTTATTCTGCCGCCTCCGCCGCTTCCCTGAGCCTTCGCTTGCGCACGGCGTCGGCCAAAACGTCCAGCAGCTTCTTGCTCTCTTCCCAGCCGAGGCAGGCGTCGGTGATGCTTTGACCGTAAACAAGTTCTTTCCCGGGCAATAAATCCTGGCGGCCGGCTTTCAAGTGGCTCTCGACCATGACGCCGAAGATGCGGCCGTCGCCGCCGGCGATCTGAGCGGCGACCTCGCGCCCGACGTCGACCTGCTTCTCAGCGTCTTTGGCGCTGTTGCCGTGGCTGAAGTCAATCATGATCCGCGCTGGAATTCCGGCCTCAGCCAGATTTTTCGCCGCAACGTTTACGCTTGCGGCGTCGTGGTTCGGCTGTTTGCCGCCGCGTAGGATCACGTGGCAGTCCTCATTCCCCGTGGTCGAGACGATGGCCGAGCGGCCGGCCTTGGTCACGGACAGGAAATGATGCGGCGCGTGCGCCGCGCGAATCGCCTCCAGCGCGATTCGAATGTTGCCGTCCGTGCCGTTTTTGAAGCCGACGGGACAGGACAATCCGGAAGCGAGCTCTCGATGCACCTGGCTCTCGGTCGTGCGCGCGCCGATCGCTCCCCAGGCCACGAGATCGGCGACGTACTGCGGCGTGATCATGTCGAGGAACTCCGACGCCGCCGGCATGCCCATCTCGTTGAGATCGAGAAGGAGCCGGCGCGCGGTTCTCAGCCCGTCGTTGATGCGAAAGCTGCCGTCGATGTCGGGATCGTTGATAAGTCCTTTCCACCCGACCGTGGTGCGCGGCTTTTCGAAGTAGACCCGCATCACCAACAACAGGTCGCCGGACAAACGGTTTTTAGCCGCCTCCAGCTTGCTGGCGTATTCGTGCGCTGCTTTTACGTCGTGGATCGAGCACGGTCCCATGATGACCAGCAGGCGGTCGTCGGCGCCGTGCAGGATGCGGTGGATCGCCTGGCGCGTCTCGTACACCGTTTGCGCGGACTTCTCCGTCAGCGGAAACTCGCCGAGCAGATGATCCGGTGTCAGAAGCTCCTTGATTTCTTTGATCCGTAAGTCGTCGGTCCTGTACATAAACTTTGAATACCTTCTGCCGCGATGGCCCCATGATAAACCAAATGAATCGGAATCGAAAACGGTTCGGAAGGGTCGAAAGTTGAGAACCTTATTTACTTTGAATTTACTTTGAGGTAAGCCCCGCGGTGATGAACGCTTCAACCAACGCCGCAAGGAAAAGAAGCGGGAGGATGACGATCAAAAAAAACCTGAGACCGCGCGCTACTTCAGGGCCCAACGGTCTTTCTTCTTTCCCGACCATCCGCTTGATCGCGTGCACGCCGAGCATGAGGCCGACGCTCGTGCCGAGCAGAATCGCCGGAAGCTCGATCAAGCCATGCGGCGCGATGGCGAGAAAGAACGCCGGCAACGCTCCCGATCGTATCGAAGCGTGTAAAACAGTCCCGAGAACGTAGCCGTTTACCAGAAGAAAGATCAGCGGCAAGATTCCACCGAATGCCCCCAGGACGACGACCGCCAGCGTCTTGAGGCCGTTGTTGAGAAAGATCGCCAGCGCCAGATATGGCTTCGGAAGTCCTAGGAACAGCCGGGTAAATTCCCGCAGAGCCTCCGCGCGTCCGGGGGAAAGTCTTGGAGCATACGTAGAGGTCGCGATGCCGCACACCGCTCCCGCCAGCAACAGAAGGACGCTCGCAACGAAATAAGGCCCGAGCTGTCGGAAATAGCGAGACAGTTCAGCCGCGGCCCTTAAGCCCTCACTTCTCATTTCTCATAATACCACATTCGTTGCAGGGATACCCCGTCGAGACAAAAGGCCGGAAAGAAAGATTCTCTCCGGCCCTTTTGAAGTACGGTCGTCGCCGGTCTTACTTTTTCAATGAGGTATTTCCCGTAGTCGGGAAAACTTTTCTCTCGAGTTCGGAATGACGCACGTGCCGCCGTCTTGCGGTTTTTGCGAAAGAGATAGTATGTTCACGCCATGGAATTAAAAAGTGAATTTCGTTCGGCCTTAAAGAAAAACGAGGCGCGGACTCTGGTGGCGATCGCCGATAGAATTTTTCCGCCGAGCGACAGTCCCGGCGCCGTGGAAGCGGGCGCGGTTGAATATATCGACCGCGCGCTCGCGGGAGACTACGCGGAGCTATTGCGGGGCTATCGAAAGGGCCTCCGCGCGCTCGACCGCTACGCGCGCGAAAAGTTCGGCGCGAA containing:
- a CDS encoding cupin domain-containing protein, which translates into the protein MAPRTNNIFAGLPESLGQEQFLTLFENEAVKIERIVSHSSGSPAGLWYDQPRDEWVIVLSGHATLEFESGELFEMRKGDYVTIPSHVKHRVPETDAETIWLAVHIKDPLTGRAKRS
- a CDS encoding ACT domain-containing protein, with protein sequence MAYSIRKVDVWAAEIDDRPGGLAEKLEALAQAGASLEFVISRREADKPGKGVVFLTPVKGAKQTRAATDAGLSTTNSLHSVRVEGPDKPGLGNKMTRALADAGINLRGVSGAALGRRSVTYFSFDSAEDAANAMKLLKKALK
- a CDS encoding site-specific DNA-methyltransferase; the encoded protein is MKPKSSRSKLAYDLKRPKGSLKLVSRGHSDRFNPKVAELDAVWKDNQRGILPKLLKLNQSLRTTEWPYPFNTTNHKIRQADARNLEWIPSRSIHLVVTSPPYWTLKQYETHAGQLGEIDLYEKFLDELDKAWAECARVLVPGGRICCVVGDVCVPRKREGRHYVMPLHADIQVRARRLGLDCLTPIFWFKIANGITEAKGNGAGFYGKPYQPGAIIKNDVEYILFFRKGGEYRSPTPIQKTLSMLSREEMRGWLTSAWSDVKGESTRKGHPAPFPVPLAERLIRLFSFAGDTVLDPFCGTGTTSVAAINTGRNSIACDIEPKYVSLATDRLLKETKHKRTHGATTCLVKDIPKVRVA
- a CDS encoding TaqI-like C-terminal specificity domain-containing protein, giving the protein MAPRLALSKIYRRFVWLNATVYKILSYNLYETISMKGFVPTPEPIVDLMVAKLFNKKPPDRKDVILDPGCGRGAFIDGIIRWCRKHNTLLPRIVGIESDPNFIEQTKDKFSRFSSVRILEQDFLAAHNCEYDYIIGNPPYVSITKLSEDERSAFRARYSTAKGRFDLYLLFFERALSCLNRNGRLVFITPEKFLYVETARPLRLMLGKVAVEEIHLVDEGSFGELATYPTITTVVKAPAPDTTKVILRDGQRRHVRLSVHASSWMPILNGRPDRIIGHTLKDICVKISCGVATGADSVFVVKTVSPELKRFAYPTIAGQEISPADRSLAREHFMLMPYSRSGDLLAEKELSELGEYLRQPQHREILLKRSCVTRKPWYSFHETPRLPDILRPKILCKDITRTSFFVVDEIGELVPRHSVYYIVPRDPSRIHELAEYLNSSTVSSWLLSNCQRVTNNFLRLQSHVLKQLPIPDELLSGGVAASIASNEQNPTLTFG
- the aroG gene encoding 3-deoxy-7-phosphoheptulonate synthase AroG, with amino-acid sequence MYRTDDLRIKEIKELLTPDHLLGEFPLTEKSAQTVYETRQAIHRILHGADDRLLVIMGPCSIHDVKAAHEYASKLEAAKNRLSGDLLLVMRVYFEKPRTTVGWKGLINDPDIDGSFRINDGLRTARRLLLDLNEMGMPAASEFLDMITPQYVADLVAWGAIGARTTESQVHRELASGLSCPVGFKNGTDGNIRIALEAIRAAHAPHHFLSVTKAGRSAIVSTTGNEDCHVILRGGKQPNHDAASVNVAAKNLAEAGIPARIMIDFSHGNSAKDAEKQVDVGREVAAQIAGGDGRIFGVMVESHLKAGRQDLLPGKELVYGQSITDACLGWEESKKLLDVLADAVRKRRLREAAEAAE
- a CDS encoding stage II sporulation protein M; its protein translation is MRSEGLRAAAELSRYFRQLGPYFVASVLLLLAGAVCGIATSTYAPRLSPGRAEALREFTRLFLGLPKPYLALAIFLNNGLKTLAVVVLGAFGGILPLIFLLVNGYVLGTVLHASIRSGALPAFFLAIAPHGLIELPAILLGTSVGLMLGVHAIKRMVGKEERPLGPEVARGLRFFLIVILPLLFLAALVEAFITAGLTSK